A region of Streptomyces sp. NBC_01788 DNA encodes the following proteins:
- the ctaD gene encoding aa3-type cytochrome oxidase subunit I — protein MSPPDSSPRATTPARHRSSGRAVVGWLTSTDHKRIGTLYLVTSFAFFCFGGLLALLMRAELARPGTQLISNEQFNQAFTMHGTVMLFMFATPIFSGFANWIMPLQIGAPDVAFPRLNMLAYWLYLFGSLIAVGGFLTPQGAADFGWFAYSPLSDTIHSPGVGGDLWIMGLAMQGFGTILGSVNFITTIVCMRAPGMTMFRMPIFTWNVLLTSVLVLLAFPVLAAALFALEFDRKFGAQIFAPSNGGALLWQHLFWFFGHPEVYILALPFFGIVSEVVPVFSRKPIFGYMGLIGATIAIAGLSVTVWAHHMYATGGVLLPFFSFMTFLIAIPTGVKFFNWIGTMWKGSLSFETPMLWSIGFMVTFLFGGLTGVILASPPLDFHVTDSYFVVAHFHYVVFGTVVFAMFAGFHFWWPKFTGKMLDERLGKITFWLLFTGFHGTFLVQHWLGAEGMPRRYADYLAADGFTALNTVSTIFSFLLGLSILPFFHNVWKTARHGRRITVNDPWGWGRSLEWATSCPPPRHNFEELPRIRNESPAFGLSHPEIALSDDIEEERATATGRR, from the coding sequence CTGTCACCGCCCGACTCGTCGCCGCGGGCGACCACTCCGGCGCGACATCGCTCGTCCGGCCGGGCCGTCGTCGGCTGGCTGACGAGTACCGACCACAAGAGGATCGGCACCCTCTACCTGGTCACCTCGTTCGCGTTCTTCTGCTTCGGCGGCCTGTTGGCACTGCTCATGCGCGCCGAGTTGGCCCGTCCGGGTACACAGCTCATCTCGAACGAGCAGTTCAACCAGGCCTTCACGATGCACGGCACCGTGATGCTGTTCATGTTCGCCACACCGATCTTCTCCGGCTTCGCGAACTGGATCATGCCGCTGCAGATCGGCGCGCCCGACGTGGCGTTCCCGAGGCTCAACATGCTTGCCTACTGGCTGTACCTGTTCGGCTCGCTGATCGCGGTGGGCGGCTTCCTCACGCCGCAGGGCGCCGCCGACTTCGGCTGGTTCGCCTACAGCCCGCTGTCCGACACGATCCACTCGCCGGGTGTCGGCGGTGACCTGTGGATCATGGGTCTGGCCATGCAGGGCTTCGGCACCATCCTCGGGTCGGTCAACTTCATCACCACGATCGTCTGCATGCGCGCGCCGGGCATGACCATGTTCCGCATGCCGATCTTCACCTGGAACGTGCTGCTCACCAGCGTGCTGGTGCTGCTGGCCTTCCCCGTGCTCGCCGCCGCGCTCTTCGCGCTCGAGTTCGACCGGAAGTTCGGCGCCCAGATCTTCGCCCCCTCCAACGGCGGGGCGCTGCTGTGGCAGCACCTCTTCTGGTTCTTCGGCCACCCTGAGGTGTACATCCTGGCGCTGCCCTTCTTCGGCATCGTGTCCGAGGTGGTCCCCGTCTTCTCCCGTAAGCCGATCTTCGGCTACATGGGGCTGATCGGCGCGACCATCGCGATCGCGGGCCTGTCGGTGACGGTGTGGGCGCATCACATGTATGCGACAGGTGGAGTGCTGTTGCCGTTCTTCTCCTTCATGACCTTCCTGATCGCGATTCCGACCGGGGTGAAGTTCTTCAACTGGATCGGCACCATGTGGAAGGGGTCCCTGAGCTTCGAGACGCCGATGCTGTGGTCCATCGGCTTCATGGTCACCTTCCTGTTCGGTGGTCTGACCGGCGTGATCCTTGCCTCGCCGCCGCTGGACTTCCACGTCACGGACTCGTACTTCGTGGTGGCCCACTTCCACTACGTCGTCTTCGGCACCGTGGTGTTCGCGATGTTCGCCGGATTCCACTTCTGGTGGCCGAAGTTCACCGGCAAGATGCTCGACGAGCGCCTCGGCAAGATCACCTTCTGGCTGCTGTTCACCGGCTTCCACGGCACCTTCCTCGTCCAGCACTGGCTGGGCGCCGAGGGCATGCCGCGCCGGTACGCCGACTACCTGGCGGCCGACGGCTTCACCGCCCTGAACACCGTGTCGACGATCTTCTCGTTCCTGCTCGGCCTGTCGATCCTGCCGTTCTTCCACAACGTCTGGAAGACCGCCAGGCACGGCCGGCGGATCACCGTCAACGATCCGTGGGGCTGGGGCCGTTCGCTGGAGTGGGCGACCTCCTGTCCCCCGCCGCGCCACAACTTCGAAGAGCTGCCGCGCATACGGAACGAGTCACCCGCCTTCGGCCTCTCCCACCCCGAGATCGCCCTAAGTGACGACATCGAGGAGGAGCGGGCGACGGCCACCGGCCGACGCTGA
- a CDS encoding MarR family winged helix-turn-helix transcriptional regulator: protein MGEDEEIEAGGDSDSVDAMLAEWCSEWPELDVSSSEVIARLLRAARLLEDLFASGLRRQGGMPIANVGDFDLLQALRRGGPPYSLTPGQLRQALIVSSAGLTGRLNRLEREGWIERGPSPVDGRSTLVRLSEEGRASFDRAVERHFTLERDVLSVLETEERAEVADALRKILVFLEAEAG, encoded by the coding sequence ATGGGTGAGGACGAGGAGATCGAAGCCGGCGGCGACAGCGACAGCGTGGACGCGATGCTGGCCGAGTGGTGCAGCGAATGGCCCGAACTGGACGTGTCGTCCAGCGAGGTCATCGCCCGCCTGCTGCGTGCGGCTCGGCTGCTGGAAGACCTGTTCGCGTCGGGGCTGCGCCGCCAGGGCGGCATGCCCATCGCCAACGTCGGGGACTTCGACCTGCTGCAGGCACTGCGCCGCGGCGGCCCTCCCTACTCGCTGACGCCCGGGCAGCTGCGTCAGGCGCTGATCGTGTCCTCCGCCGGCCTCACGGGCAGGCTCAACCGGCTGGAGCGGGAAGGCTGGATCGAGCGCGGTCCCTCCCCCGTCGACGGCAGAAGCACTCTGGTCCGTCTGTCGGAGGAGGGCCGGGCGAGTTTCGACCGCGCGGTGGAACGGCACTTCACCCTGGAACGGGACGTGCTCTCCGTCCTGGAGACCGAGGAACGCGCGGAGGTGGCGGACGCCCTGCGCAAGATCCTGGTGTTCCTGGAGGCAGAGGCTGGTTGA
- a CDS encoding FUSC family protein, translating to MGVPVVIGWAAGDTAAGLVATIGGFTALYGSALPYLCRAGRLALIAVSLAFAVGMGIWAAAVVWVGVLVVALIAMVATLLCNALAVGPPGAYMVALACAAGTSMHAEHLGPLHTGLLVLGGGGFAWLVHMSGALLWPRGPEKSAVAAAGDAVARFAEAVGTPRQDTARHWAALAMHESWAALVSYQPIRTTPDSTLHRLRRLNRELHLIFAEAMRAAARDAPLDHAVPDHARRLAAQAQHPSPADAAAREEELPHGGPGPVGLVRQAVTAGSEQLLVTLRVGAAALVAGMIGAALSLDHAYWAIAAAVLMLHQGFDWVRTMQRGLERLVGTWVGLILALGVLTAHPTGLWLALTVVLLQFSIEMIVVRNYALAVVFITTVALTIVSGGQRVSGLGGLLLARGVDTAIGCAVALAVFLVTMRAGAAARIPATIDRTLEAVGAVSDHLADGAVTTPGAWAARRDLQMRAIGVLQAYDASVNSSAVRRGDAELMWPTVVATQRLAYRVLAACWALEQAGSGSEAARGASRPLFSAHGDDQLHRALAALAGAIRAGTAPAPLGEVPSFLSTELSTLHDSLVQTAPDS from the coding sequence ATGGGTGTGCCGGTCGTGATCGGCTGGGCCGCCGGCGACACTGCGGCCGGTCTCGTGGCGACGATCGGTGGTTTCACCGCGTTGTACGGCAGCGCCCTGCCCTACCTCTGTCGTGCAGGCAGGCTCGCGCTCATCGCGGTGTCCCTGGCGTTCGCGGTCGGGATGGGCATATGGGCTGCCGCTGTCGTGTGGGTCGGTGTGCTCGTGGTCGCCCTCATCGCGATGGTGGCGACCCTGCTGTGCAACGCCCTGGCCGTCGGTCCACCGGGGGCCTACATGGTCGCCCTCGCCTGTGCCGCCGGCACCTCGATGCACGCGGAACACCTGGGCCCGTTGCACACCGGCCTGCTGGTGCTGGGGGGCGGTGGCTTCGCCTGGCTGGTCCACATGTCCGGCGCTCTGCTGTGGCCTCGGGGTCCGGAGAAGTCCGCGGTCGCGGCCGCCGGTGACGCGGTGGCGCGGTTCGCCGAGGCGGTGGGCACACCCCGGCAGGACACCGCCCGGCACTGGGCCGCCCTGGCGATGCACGAGTCATGGGCGGCGCTGGTCAGCTACCAGCCGATCCGCACCACCCCCGACAGCACGTTGCACAGGCTGCGCCGACTCAACCGCGAACTGCATCTGATCTTCGCCGAGGCCATGCGGGCCGCAGCCCGCGACGCACCCCTGGACCACGCCGTACCCGACCACGCACGACGACTCGCCGCTCAGGCCCAGCACCCTTCCCCGGCTGATGCCGCGGCCCGCGAGGAGGAACTCCCGCACGGCGGCCCCGGGCCGGTCGGCCTGGTGCGGCAAGCGGTCACGGCCGGGTCGGAACAGCTCCTCGTCACCCTGCGGGTCGGCGCCGCGGCCCTGGTGGCCGGAATGATCGGAGCCGCCCTCAGTCTGGACCACGCCTACTGGGCCATCGCAGCCGCGGTGCTGATGCTGCACCAGGGCTTCGACTGGGTCCGCACCATGCAGCGCGGTCTGGAGCGTCTGGTCGGCACCTGGGTCGGGCTGATCCTCGCACTGGGCGTGCTCACCGCGCATCCCACCGGCCTGTGGCTCGCGCTGACCGTCGTGCTGCTGCAGTTCTCCATCGAGATGATCGTGGTGCGCAACTACGCCCTGGCCGTCGTCTTCATCACCACCGTCGCGCTGACCATCGTGAGCGGCGGACAGCGTGTTTCCGGGCTGGGGGGACTGCTGCTCGCCCGCGGCGTCGACACCGCCATCGGCTGCGCCGTGGCACTCGCGGTGTTCCTGGTGACGATGCGAGCCGGGGCCGCGGCACGCATCCCGGCGACGATCGATCGCACCCTGGAAGCAGTCGGCGCCGTATCGGACCATCTGGCCGACGGAGCGGTCACCACCCCGGGTGCCTGGGCGGCCCGACGCGATCTTCAGATGCGGGCCATCGGCGTACTCCAGGCCTACGACGCGAGCGTCAACTCCTCGGCCGTCCGGCGCGGTGACGCGGAGCTGATGTGGCCCACAGTGGTCGCCACCCAACGGCTGGCCTACCGGGTACTCGCCGCCTGCTGGGCGCTGGAGCAGGCCGGCAGCGGCAGTGAGGCGGCACGCGGGGCTTCCCGCCCGCTGTTCAGTGCCCACGGCGACGATCAGCTGCACCGAGCGCTCGCGGCTCTTGCCGGCGCGATCCGTGCAGGGACCGCCCCGGCACCGCTCGGAGAGGTGCCGTCCTTCCTGTCCACCGAGCTGTCGACCTTGCACGACTCCTTGGTCCAGACAGCCCCGGACAGCTGA
- a CDS encoding HdeD family acid-resistance protein: MTSPSGATSPSDSPGPGPVPPRSTEPEARGTEPQARGTEPQESPLAEGMTALANMGWQIMLTMGLATIALGVVALVWPGATLRVAGVLFGIYLLVTGVFQLAGAFGTHVPRHLRVLHFITGAVAILLGLISFKGTLESILLLALWIGFSWLLRGTTETAAAASAPEMPARGWHVAFGVIGALAGVVMIIMPFATIATLTLVVGVMAIVLGLTEVIRAIRTRVEIGHLAAGTATQRRPMFHARPHPQH, from the coding sequence ATGACATCTCCTTCCGGTGCCACATCTCCTTCCGATTCCCCGGGCCCTGGCCCCGTTCCCCCGCGCAGCACCGAGCCAGAAGCGCGAGGCACCGAGCCACAGGCGCGCGGCACCGAGCCGCAAGAAAGTCCGCTGGCCGAAGGCATGACGGCCCTGGCGAACATGGGCTGGCAGATCATGCTCACCATGGGCCTTGCCACCATCGCCCTGGGCGTCGTCGCCCTGGTCTGGCCGGGCGCGACGCTGCGGGTCGCCGGCGTGCTCTTCGGCATCTACTTGCTGGTCACCGGTGTCTTCCAGCTGGCCGGCGCCTTCGGCACGCACGTGCCCCGGCATCTTCGCGTACTGCATTTCATCACCGGTGCGGTCGCCATTCTGCTGGGGCTGATCTCCTTCAAGGGCACCCTGGAGTCGATCCTGCTGCTCGCCCTGTGGATCGGCTTCAGCTGGCTGCTGCGCGGCACCACTGAGACGGCTGCGGCGGCCTCCGCTCCGGAGATGCCGGCGCGCGGCTGGCACGTGGCCTTCGGCGTCATCGGAGCGCTGGCGGGTGTCGTGATGATCATCATGCCGTTCGCCACGATCGCGACGCTGACCCTGGTCGTGGGCGTCATGGCCATAGTTCTGGGCCTGACCGAGGTGATCCGCGCCATCAGGACACGCGTCGAGATCGGCCATCTCGCTGCGGGCACGGCCACCCAGCGGCGGCCTATGTTCCACGCCCGTCCGCACCCCCAGCACTGA